In Leptidea sinapis chromosome 28, ilLepSina1.1, whole genome shotgun sequence, a single genomic region encodes these proteins:
- the LOC126973085 gene encoding putative nuclease HARBI1, which yields MEEDLLIGIAFIFCLKKKKKRSYWMRQTLKARGKYSATDYLKDLGIDGCLKDFIRMNSSEFEYLQNLIGAKIGKRDTTFRKSVSVTERLAVTLRFLATGSSYKSLGNVFKLSDQVISIIVPEVCEALNEVLKEYIQIPTTPQEWLHVANSFEEKWNFPNCLGSIDGKHVAIQKPIDSGSEYYNYKGFYSVVLLAIVDAEYNFLYVNIGCQGRISDGGVFANTKFRNKINDNSLKIPSDSSLPGRNKPLPYVFVTDDAFPLQKHLLKPFPGPQDSNSKERIFSYRLSRARRTVENAFGILSARFRVLRTTILLDPEKTTTLIMTCVLLHNFIRKTESSMIYAPSQYYDGDDIVTGTRIDGQWRLEQQQLTPLEACESLTDDGKEIRKEFAEYFSNEGFLDWASKYY from the exons ATGGAAGAAGATTTGCTCATTGgaatagcttttattttttgtttaaaaaagaagaaaaagcgcTCTTATTGGATGCGCCAAACGCTAAAAGCTAGAGGAAAATATAGTGCCACAGACTATCTCAAGGATTTAGGTATTGATGGTTgcttaaaagattttataagaATGAACAGTTCCGAATTTGAAtatctacaaaatttaattggGGCAAAAATAGGCAAACGAGACACTACATTTAGAAAATCTGTAAGTGTGACGGAAAGACTTGCGGTAACGTTAAGATTTTTGGCAACTGGTAGCAGTTATAAAAGTCTTGGAAATGTGTTCAAGTTGTCAGACCAAGTGATATCTATTATCGTACCAGAAGTGTGCGAGGCTCTCAATGAGGTTTTAAAGGAATACATACAG ATACCAACAACACCTCAAGAGTGGCTACACGTGGCAAATTCATTTGAAGAAAAATGGAATTTCCCAAATTGCTTAGGAAGTATCGATGGAAAGCACGTAGCCATACAAAAGCCAATTGATAGCGGCAGTGAATATTACAACTATAAAGGATTTTACAGCGTTGTACTTTTAGCGATAGTGGACGCAGAATACAACTTTCTGTACGTGAATATTGGCTGCCAAGGACGCATAAGTGATGGCGGAGTTTTCGCAAACACaaaatttcgaaataaaattaacgacaatagtttaaaaatacccAGTGACAGCTCACTACCAGGCAGAAACAAACCTCTTCCTTATGTGTTCGTAACAGATGATGCGTTCCCTTTacaaaaacacttattaaaaCCTTTTCCAGGACCACAGGATAGCAATTCTAAGGAAAGAATCTTCAGTTATAGACTGAGTCGTGCGAGGAGAACAGTAGAGAACGCATTTGGGATTTTGTCAGCCAGATTTAGAGTTTTACGAACTACAATATTATTAGATCCAGAAAAAACTACTACTTTAATTATGACATGCGTGCTACtgcataattttataagaaaaactgAATCGAGCATGATTTACGCTCCATCTCAATACTATGATGGAGATGACATAGTAACTGGTACACGTATCGATGGACAATGGAGATTAGAACAGCAGCAATTAACACCACTTGAAGCATGTGAATCCCTGACAGATGATgggaaagaaataagaaaagaattcgcagaatatttttcaaatgaagGGTTTTTGGACTGGgcatctaaatattattaa
- the LOC126973088 gene encoding uncharacterized protein LOC126973088, whose translation MSGNWNNDDVYKLIEMFQAREVLWNTMSESYKDRNKKHDAWMEIASEFNMDKKVIEKKIRSLVGQFNRECKSNKSGAGANESSKWFAFKKLMFLKGKNIPSLTVDGGLQGNEENRIASENTLSLNETGNTVTDETTGTPFATPKPFRKRRRPEVEQDPTQQEAVNILQRMYESRKSRDENDAFGEYVSMKLKQIKNSHAKNTAQHHINNILYNATMGQYDFPTTFTDPTASSSWGYNSEPNLSTFSENNADCSSRGYYTAPSPSASFETSSSDNSRTHTRTSARTQSPSNLSESSQDSTQSLNDLLESIKN comes from the exons ATGTCCGGTAATTGGAATAACGATGATGTTTACAAACTGATTGAAATGTTTCAAGCAAGAGAAGTACTATGGAACACGATGTCAGAGAGCTACAAAGaccgaaataaaaaacacgATGCTTGGATGGAAATTGCCAGTGAATTTAATAtggataaaaaagtaattgaaaaaaagATTCGATCACTCGTAGGTCAATTTAACCGAGAATGTAAATCTAATAAATCTGGTGCAGGAGCTAATGAGTCAAGTAAATGgtttgcatttaaaaaactcATGTTCCTTAAAGGCAAAAATATTCCAAGTTTAACTGTCGATGGAGGGTTGCAg GGTAACgaagaaaacagaattgctTCAGAAAACACTCTCAGTTTGAACGAAACAGGAAATACTGTCACTGATGAAACTACGGGCACGCCTTTCGCCACCCCAAAACCATTTCGGAAAAGAAGACGGCCTGAAGTAGAACAAGATCCAACACAAcaagaagctgtaaatattttacaaagaatgtacGAATCTAGAAAAAGCAGGGATGAAAATGACGCATTTGGAGAGTATGTCTCGATgaaactgaaacaaataaaaaacagtcaTGCTAAGAATACTGCTCAACAtcacattaacaatattttgtacaatgcGACAATGGGACAATATGATTTTCCAACAACCTTTACAGACCCAACCGCTAGTAGTTCCTGGGGATACAACTCTGAACCAAATCTATCCACTTTTTCGGAAAATAATGCTGACTGTAGCTCGAGAGGATACTACACCGCACCGAGTCCCTCGGCTTCATTTGAAACCAGTTCTTCGGATAACTCCAGGACACATACTCGTACCAGCGCAAGAACACAGAGTCCGTCTAATTTATCGGAATCAAGCCAAGATTCGACCCAATCATTAAACGATTTGTTGGaatcaatcaaaaattaa